The following is a genomic window from Micromonospora cathayae.
GCCGGACGATGACCCCGGTGTGGTCGCAGATGGCCCTGCACCGGCCGGCCGAGTTCAACAAGAGCCACGTCCCGGCGTTCCTGGCCGGCGAGGAGGCCCGGGCGTACGTCTGCGTCTACCCGTTCGTCCGATCGTACGAGTGGTACCTGCTGCCGGACGCCGAGCGGCGGGAACTGCTCGCCGAGCACGGCCAGATGGCCCGGGGCTACCCGGACGTGCGGGCCAACACGGTCGCCTCGTTCGCGCTCGGCGACTACGAGTGGCTGCTCGCCTTCGAGGCCGACGAACTGCACCGGATCGTCGACCTGATGCGGGACCTGCGGGCCTCCCGGGCGCGCCGGCACGTCCGTGAGGAGATCCCCTTCTACACCGGCCGCCGCCGCAGCATCGGCGACATCGTCACGGCCCTGCCCTGAGTCGCGCGTTCCGCGCTGGGCCGTGATCCGGGGCTGGGGAGCGGTCGGTGCGTGGGCCGGCCGGGGCCGCAGCCGGAGGGGATTCGGCTGCGGCCCCGACCGGGGTCACGCGGTGGTGGAGCAGGTCACGGGCGGCAGGCTGGTGCTGCTGCCCGAGGCGGTGAAGCCGAAGCTGGTGCTCGCTCCGGCGCCCAGGCTGCCGTTGTAGGCGACGTTGGTCGCCGCCACGGTGCCACCGCTGGTGGTGAGGTTGGCGTTCCAGAACTGGCTGATCTGCTGGCCGCTCGGCAGCGACCAGGTGACCCGCCAGCCCCTGATCGCGGCGCTGCCGGCGGTCACCTTGACCTCACCCTGGAAACCGCCGTTCCACGACGAGGTCACCGAGTAGGTGGCGGAGCAACCGTTCCCGGCGGGCGGCGGAGTGGTCGGCGGCGGCGTGGTGGGCGGCGGGGTGGTCGGCGGGGGCGTGGTCGGGGGCGGGGTGGTGGGCGGAGTCGTGGTGCCACCGAAGTTGACGTCACTGCACAGGTAGTACGACTGGTCCAGGTGGCTGGCCTGCCAGATGGTGTAGACGATGTGCCGGCCGGTGCGGCCCGGCGCGTTGGCCGGGATGCTGATCTCGACACCCTCGGGGACCTTCTGCCACTCCGAGGCAGGGGTGTTGCCGATCTGGCCGACCAGTTCCAGGTCGCTCCAGGCCAGCGGCTTGGTGAGCGCGTTGAAGCCCTGCTTGGTGGCGTACACCCGGATGTAGTCGGCGCCGTGGCTGGCCTGGTCGAAGAACCGGATGCGGAAGCTGTTGGCGATGTTGGTCGTCTTCCACGCGCCGACCGTGTCGAGGGCGTTGTAGCGCCCGTTCTGGGTCCGGCCGCCGGAACAGAGTTGGCCGTCCGGGATGGCACCCTGGTGGTTGCCGGCGACGCCCTCGCGGAACAGGCCGTTCCAGTTCCACATGGCCTGCGGGTCGGCCTGCCAGGCCTGCCAGCACATCGGGTCCTGGTTGGCCATGTCAGGGTTCTGGAAGTCGCTGCCCCAGCGCTGCCAGCAGCCGTAGTTGCGGGACGCGGGGTCGAGCACGTTGCCGTGGGCGGAGGCGGGGTTGGTCAGCGCCGTGGTCAGGAGCAGCACGCCGGTCGCGGCGGCGGCGAGCAGCCCCGCCACGAGCGGCTTGCGACGGGTACGGGTCAGGATGGACATGAGCCTTCCAGGGGGAGTGTCGGACTGACGTCGTCCGGCCGGGAGTGCCCGCTCCCGCGCCGACTGTGCGTGGCTCCCGCGGCGGCTCTGCTGCGCAGAATGCCATTTCTATAGTCGTCAGTCAATCCCTGCCCGGTTCGGGCTGCGGGTACGAGACCCTGCCTTGCTCGGTTGGGGCTGTGGCGCGATGCCCTGCCCGGCCCGGCTGCCCGGTCCGGTCCGGCGCTGGCGGCCGGACCGCCGTCAGGGGGTCGGCTCCCGGCGCATCGGCGTGTGCGGGATGCCGTCCTCGACGTACTCCGGGCCGCTGGCCGCGAAACCATGCCCGGCGTAGAAGCCGACCAGATGCGACTGCGCATCCAGGACGCACGGCCGGTGCCCCACCACCGCCAACGCCTCGACCATCAGGCGTCCCGCGTGTCCGTGGCCGCGCGCCGCCGGGGCCACCACCACCCGACCGATCCGTTCGACGCCGCCGGGGTCGGCCAGGATCCGCAGGTACGCCACGGGCGTGCCGTTCTCGGCCAACCACAGGTGCCGGGTGCCCGGCTCGACGTCCCGCCCGTCGAGTTCCGGGTACGGGCAGTTCTGTTCGACCACGAACACGTCGATGCGCAGGCGCAGCAGGTCGTGGAAGGTGCGGGCATCCAGGTCGGCGAAGGAGGCGACCCGCAGGTCGGTGGTACGCGACGGCATCCCGTGATGCTAGGTCCCCGGGTGCCGGCAGCCGGTCGGCCCCCTCGGCGGTGCCTGCCCCGGGCGGTCCGTCGGCTCTCGGCGGTGCCTGCTCCGGGCGGTCGGTCGGCCCTCTCGGCGGTGCCTGCCCCGGGTGGTCCGTCGGCCGGTTGGAGCGGCAGCGGTGGGTGGCCCCGGTAACGGCCCGGTGTTCCTCAGGCGGGGCGGGCGCCGACGGCGTCGGCGATGGCGGCGGCGCGTTCGCCCTCCACCGCGCGGGCGCAGTGCGCCGAGCAGAAGAACCGGCCGGACACCTCGGTACCGTGGCCGACGATCTTGAGCTGGCAGTTCTCGCAGATCGGAGCGAGCTTGTGCACGGCG
Proteins encoded in this region:
- the hemQ gene encoding hydrogen peroxide-dependent heme synthase; the encoded protein is MTEQSNAARLRELNASIRYTMWSVFRASSPLPALRENVTAEAEALVEELAGKDVVVRGTYDVSGLRADADLMIWWHSASSDALQDAYGRFRRTALGRTMTPVWSQMALHRPAEFNKSHVPAFLAGEEARAYVCVYPFVRSYEWYLLPDAERRELLAEHGQMARGYPDVRANTVASFALGDYEWLLAFEADELHRIVDLMRDLRASRARRHVREEIPFYTGRRRSIGDIVTALP
- a CDS encoding lytic polysaccharide monooxygenase auxiliary activity family 9 protein is translated as MSILTRTRRKPLVAGLLAAAATGVLLLTTALTNPASAHGNVLDPASRNYGCWQRWGSDFQNPDMANQDPMCWQAWQADPQAMWNWNGLFREGVAGNHQGAIPDGQLCSGGRTQNGRYNALDTVGAWKTTNIANSFRIRFFDQASHGADYIRVYATKQGFNALTKPLAWSDLELVGQIGNTPASEWQKVPEGVEISIPANAPGRTGRHIVYTIWQASHLDQSYYLCSDVNFGGTTTPPTTPPPTTPPPTTPPPTTPPPTTPPPAGNGCSATYSVTSSWNGGFQGEVKVTAGSAAIRGWRVTWSLPSGQQISQFWNANLTTSGGTVAATNVAYNGSLGAGASTSFGFTASGSSTSLPPVTCSTTA
- a CDS encoding GNAT family N-acetyltransferase, which translates into the protein MPSRTTDLRVASFADLDARTFHDLLRLRIDVFVVEQNCPYPELDGRDVEPGTRHLWLAENGTPVAYLRILADPGGVERIGRVVVAPAARGHGHAGRLMVEALAVVGHRPCVLDAQSHLVGFYAGHGFAASGPEYVEDGIPHTPMRREPTP
- a CDS encoding Prokaryotic metallothionein, whose amino-acid sequence is MATCEVCGNDYWMAFEVRTVSGDTHTFDSFECAVHKLAPICENCQLKIVGHGTEVSGRFFCSAHCARAVEGERAAAIADAVGARPA